From a region of the Phragmitibacter flavus genome:
- a CDS encoding lipocalin family protein, with the protein MSKVDLAQYAGRWHEVARLPNAFQRDDSKAIAEYTPQADGSVKVVNTEMRPDGSQKQVVGSATAVPETGNSRLRVKFGGLAALAPASKEGNYWIIKLADDYSVALVGTPSRKFLWLLARDPKISESDKQVYLDEAKRLGFATDQLLHAKW; encoded by the coding sequence GTGTCGAAAGTGGATCTCGCGCAGTATGCCGGTCGCTGGCATGAGGTCGCACGTCTGCCGAATGCATTTCAGCGTGATGATTCCAAGGCGATTGCGGAATACACTCCCCAGGCGGATGGGAGCGTGAAGGTGGTGAACACGGAGATGCGTCCCGATGGTTCACAAAAGCAGGTGGTGGGGAGTGCGACGGCGGTTCCTGAGACAGGAAACAGCCGGTTGAGGGTGAAATTTGGAGGACTCGCCGCTTTGGCACCGGCGTCGAAAGAGGGCAACTACTGGATCATCAAACTGGCGGACGACTACTCGGTGGCGCTGGTGGGAACGCCCAGCCGGAAGTTTTTGTGGTTGCTGGCTCGCGACCCAAAGATTTCCGAGTCGGATAAGCAGGTCTACCTTGATGAGGCCAAACGGTTGGGATTTGCGACTGACCAGCTGCTGCACGCGAAGTGGTAA
- a CDS encoding helix-turn-helix transcriptional regulator, whose product MNAINGQQIHRLLEALERLHCHQAGPFHQRLFDATKTLFKECGQAFEIFSTTEAGGHSLQTDITFPASYSQNEFFERIGELVQLQHPGYQLLMLGHMDVFRMSDLLSQRQFQRTDLYNEVFIPMDKRYQLAIPFVSAGGFGALTLNRRDRDFSDTELALAIPFARHVGIAYETDQILQSAMPARAAAATKDYTPWRQLGLTKRECEVLDWMTQGKRDGEIAVILGISQRTVNVHVHSILSKLKVENRTAAASMVATL is encoded by the coding sequence ATGAACGCGATCAACGGACAGCAGATTCACCGACTCCTTGAAGCGTTGGAGAGACTTCATTGCCACCAGGCCGGCCCTTTTCACCAACGACTTTTCGACGCCACCAAGACTCTTTTCAAAGAGTGCGGCCAGGCTTTTGAGATCTTTTCGACCACCGAAGCGGGAGGTCACTCCCTGCAAACCGACATCACCTTCCCCGCCTCCTACTCCCAGAACGAATTTTTCGAACGAATCGGCGAGCTGGTTCAACTGCAACATCCAGGATATCAATTGCTCATGCTGGGCCACATGGACGTCTTCCGCATGAGCGACCTCCTCTCACAACGCCAGTTCCAGCGAACCGACCTCTACAATGAAGTGTTCATCCCGATGGACAAAAGATATCAACTGGCGATCCCTTTCGTGAGCGCAGGAGGCTTCGGAGCCCTCACCCTGAATCGACGCGATCGTGACTTCTCCGACACTGAACTCGCCCTCGCCATCCCTTTTGCCAGGCATGTTGGCATCGCCTACGAAACCGACCAAATCCTGCAGTCCGCCATGCCTGCCCGTGCAGCCGCCGCTACTAAAGACTACACCCCATGGCGTCAACTCGGCCTCACCAAGCGCGAATGCGAAGTGCTCGACTGGATGACGCAAGGCAAACGCGACGGTGAAATCGCCGTCATCCTTGGCATCAGCCAGCGCACGGTCAACGTTCATGTCCATTCGATTTTGTCGAAATTGAAAGTCGAAAACCGCACCGCCGCCGCCAGCATGGTGGCAACTCTCTAG
- a CDS encoding PPK2 family polyphosphate kinase, giving the protein MANQPDPSAFKYPRKTAFKLGKAPTSIDKLYKNKLDYKEKLNVMREEIHLLQEKLYAENRHAVLVIFQATDTAGKDGTIDHVFNGIDPHGLEVHAFKRPTSTELDQDFLWRTTVALPSRGKIAVHNRSHYEEVLACRVHPDIITDIQRLPLALTKNMDKLYQGRFESIRDQEKHLVRNGTRVIKFFLHLSKEEQRNRLLARIDDPEKHWKYEPGDLKERGYWDKYQKAYEEAIQETATEAAPWYVIPADDKRNMRLLVAAVLCEELRALNPDWPKVNVVQLEALAEGKKMLLAED; this is encoded by the coding sequence ATGGCAAACCAACCCGACCCAAGCGCGTTCAAGTATCCACGCAAAACGGCTTTTAAACTGGGGAAGGCCCCGACCTCCATCGACAAGCTCTACAAAAACAAGCTCGATTACAAGGAGAAGCTCAACGTCATGCGTGAGGAGATTCACCTCCTCCAGGAAAAACTCTACGCCGAGAACCGCCACGCCGTGCTGGTCATCTTCCAGGCCACCGACACCGCCGGCAAAGACGGCACCATCGACCACGTCTTCAACGGTATCGATCCCCACGGACTCGAAGTCCATGCCTTCAAACGCCCCACCAGCACCGAGCTCGATCAAGACTTCCTCTGGCGCACCACGGTCGCCCTTCCTTCGCGCGGCAAGATCGCCGTTCACAACCGCAGCCACTACGAAGAAGTGCTCGCCTGCCGCGTCCATCCCGACATCATCACGGATATCCAGCGACTCCCCCTTGCGCTCACCAAAAACATGGACAAACTTTATCAGGGACGATTCGAAAGCATTCGCGACCAGGAAAAGCACCTCGTCCGCAATGGCACCCGCGTGATCAAATTTTTCCTCCATCTCTCCAAGGAAGAACAACGCAACCGCCTCCTTGCCCGCATCGACGATCCGGAAAAGCATTGGAAGTATGAGCCCGGCGATCTCAAGGAACGCGGCTACTGGGACAAGTATCAAAAAGCCTACGAAGAAGCCATCCAGGAAACCGCCACCGAAGCCGCCCCCTGGTATGTGATTCCCGCCGATGACAAACGCAACATGCGCCTCCTCGTCGCCGCAGTGCTCTGCGAAGAGTTGCGCGCCCTCAACCCCGATTGGCCAAAAGTCAATGTCGTGCAGCTTGAGGCCCTCGCCGAAGGCAAAAAAATGCTGCTCGCCGAAGACTAA
- a CDS encoding phospholipase D-like domain-containing protein: MRLVLNAETYETVFRDIVAKARRFLWIVTADIKDLHVDGGRGKFIPFLEVLAGKLRNGVEVRLIHAKEPGPRFREDFDRFPEFLRSDGFDRLLCPRMHMKCVIADGRVAYIGSANLTGAGMGAKSDGRRNFEAGVVTEDREQLAQLMAFIDEFYLGDHCEKCQRRDVCPEPIR, encoded by the coding sequence ATGCGCCTGGTGTTGAATGCGGAGACTTACGAAACGGTGTTCCGTGACATTGTGGCGAAGGCGCGTCGATTTTTATGGATCGTGACGGCGGACATCAAGGATCTGCATGTGGATGGAGGACGTGGGAAGTTTATTCCGTTTCTTGAAGTGCTGGCGGGCAAGTTGCGGAACGGGGTCGAGGTGAGGCTGATCCATGCGAAGGAACCGGGGCCGAGGTTTCGTGAGGATTTCGACCGGTTCCCGGAGTTCCTGCGCAGCGATGGGTTTGACCGATTGCTGTGTCCGCGCATGCACATGAAGTGCGTGATCGCGGATGGACGCGTGGCCTATATTGGGTCAGCCAATCTCACGGGAGCGGGGATGGGGGCGAAGTCCGATGGACGGCGCAACTTTGAAGCGGGAGTGGTGACGGAAGATCGCGAGCAACTGGCGCAGTTGATGGCTTTTATCGATGAGTTTTATCTGGGGGACCATTGTGAGAAGTGCCAGAGGAGGGATGTTTGCCCGGAGCCGATCCGTTAG
- a CDS encoding thiol-disulfide oxidoreductase DCC family protein, whose product MPAPAKEPIILFDGVCHLCAGAVQFILKRDPKAIFRFAPLQSPLGIELRQQHHLDSTTVDTLVLIENGNAYTRSSAALHIAKQLNAAWPLCYAAIIIPRPLRDAAYNFIARNRYRWFGKSEACMMPQPGWKERFL is encoded by the coding sequence ATGCCCGCCCCTGCCAAAGAACCCATCATCCTGTTTGACGGCGTCTGCCATCTTTGTGCCGGAGCCGTGCAGTTCATCCTCAAGCGCGATCCCAAAGCCATCTTCCGTTTCGCCCCCCTGCAATCGCCGCTCGGCATCGAACTGCGCCAGCAACATCACCTCGATTCCACGACCGTCGACACCCTCGTGCTGATAGAAAACGGCAATGCCTACACCCGCAGCAGTGCCGCCCTGCACATCGCCAAACAACTCAACGCCGCCTGGCCCTTGTGCTACGCCGCCATCATCATCCCGCGTCCCCTTCGCGATGCCGCCTACAACTTCATCGCCCGCAATCGCTACCGCTGGTTCGGCAAATCCGAAGCCTGCATGATGCCCCAACCCGGCTGGAAAGAACGTTTCCTTTAG
- a CDS encoding beta strand repeat-containing protein, which translates to MISNCAGSRFFPRLCQLGVLLGLIGVLESGHGQSRTFVWDPVGGVGSTGSDGSGVWSSNASDGTRAGWYSVENASQTTWTETIVPGYQTLGLDTVAVFGSGGNAGTITLGAAGGGYDGVVYVGGLTFNAVPRPMPTVPGNAYRFAGAGRLQFRDGAVIQVDGEAAASTGGFMVFNTNITAHDLTIRKTGGTIGYLELGTTGVKDLTGTLTVDSANGQLFLRSSAAANLNGLELIVVGANSTMAINGTAGAYSSDFRLAGTGSSSRGVLRMDSNAVLNGTVTLTADAAIATENATRMATLAGSVVESGGSRALTIRQNASNAGGTVVLAGDNRFTGGLRIQGGTVRLGHVGALNSGRPNTVIFEDSAYAKTLELNGFSTVVGGLSSAAGAGVGLNTVQNASAVDATLTVRSAVDTTFSGVIQDGGAAGNLSLVKEGAGRLTLNRASLYTGETVVAGGTLQLDFNAAGAPLGDMIDADSSLEMRGGTLLVSGKSGSAVTQTFDGLLVDGGSSVVALLPNSGGVADVLVDVGAITRADGVVSFLLPGLTNVLQTVTNGVRTSNADGFMGHWATVNRRDWASVSGGNVVAFDGYTEITRLGPGNVIVNNAASHIKIVAGGTTGNVSMAAAGVTNVASLVSSSTGMTVIGLGGTNTLRLAADGGILIAENAGVLHLGAAGGDGFLTAGTGANSGGQISVTNYFNTTESRINARITDDGTGAVSVVHNGTGRTVFGSSNGYTGGTFFDGGTFRIGIETALGAAPAAVDDDNLVFNGGALNVTSITVNSNRGMELREQGGTLNADTQLIYGGVIKGQGSLTKTGNGFLRLEGNNTYTGETLVSQGNLQVGVAGLGRTGLGAVFLNGTTATTILSGTGIVQGMGQILVGTVKPGDNLGAMAGTLRFSSGLAFAPTTANAAVAEFNLFSASSADMFDVTGDLSMNSLTKFQVNFDAGYSLMIGDSWTLATWTGELMAEGFDFGETRDGSGDNATNFDLPDLTTLTGYAGQMWAVSTADKALTITVTPEPGRAMLLLLAGAVWLTRRRRGKNSFVSV; encoded by the coding sequence ATGATTTCCAATTGTGCCGGTTCCAGGTTTTTTCCCAGGCTTTGCCAGCTGGGAGTTCTGTTGGGTTTGATTGGAGTGTTGGAATCGGGGCATGGACAGAGCCGGACTTTTGTATGGGATCCAGTGGGCGGGGTCGGCAGCACCGGGTCGGATGGCAGTGGGGTGTGGAGTTCGAATGCGTCGGATGGGACGAGGGCAGGTTGGTATTCGGTGGAGAACGCCAGCCAGACCACCTGGACGGAAACGATCGTGCCGGGTTATCAAACGTTGGGACTGGACACGGTGGCGGTGTTTGGGTCGGGCGGGAATGCAGGCACAATCACCTTGGGCGCGGCGGGTGGCGGTTATGATGGGGTGGTTTATGTGGGGGGGTTGACGTTCAATGCGGTGCCCCGGCCAATGCCAACGGTTCCGGGCAATGCCTACCGTTTTGCGGGGGCGGGTCGCCTGCAGTTCAGGGATGGGGCGGTCATCCAAGTCGATGGGGAGGCGGCGGCATCGACGGGGGGATTCATGGTATTCAACACCAACATCACGGCGCATGATTTGACGATTCGCAAGACGGGCGGGACGATTGGTTATTTGGAGCTGGGCACGACGGGGGTGAAGGATTTGACCGGCACCTTGACGGTCGACAGTGCCAATGGGCAATTGTTCTTGAGGTCGAGTGCGGCGGCGAATTTGAATGGATTGGAATTGATCGTGGTGGGTGCGAATTCGACCATGGCGATCAATGGAACGGCGGGGGCTTACAGCAGTGATTTTCGATTGGCGGGGACTGGGTCGTCGTCGCGCGGGGTGCTGCGGATGGATTCGAATGCGGTTTTGAACGGAACGGTGACGCTGACGGCAGATGCAGCGATTGCGACGGAGAATGCGACCAGGATGGCGACTCTTGCGGGGAGTGTGGTGGAGAGTGGGGGGAGCCGGGCGCTGACAATCCGGCAGAACGCGAGCAACGCGGGTGGCACGGTGGTGCTGGCGGGGGACAACCGGTTTACTGGCGGGTTGCGGATTCAGGGGGGAACGGTGCGACTGGGGCATGTGGGGGCATTGAATTCGGGCCGACCAAATACGGTGATTTTTGAGGACTCGGCGTATGCAAAAACGTTGGAATTGAATGGGTTTTCGACGGTGGTGGGGGGATTGAGTTCGGCTGCTGGAGCGGGGGTTGGGTTGAATACGGTTCAGAACGCGAGTGCTGTGGATGCGACGCTGACGGTGAGGTCGGCGGTGGACACGACGTTTAGCGGGGTGATCCAGGATGGAGGGGCGGCGGGGAATTTGTCGTTGGTCAAGGAAGGGGCGGGGCGGTTGACTTTGAATCGTGCGAGTTTGTATACCGGTGAGACGGTGGTGGCTGGCGGGACGTTGCAGTTGGATTTTAATGCGGCAGGGGCACCGCTTGGGGACATGATTGATGCCGATTCATCACTGGAGATGCGGGGTGGGACGTTGTTGGTTTCGGGGAAATCGGGGTCGGCGGTGACGCAGACTTTTGACGGGTTGCTGGTGGATGGCGGTTCGTCGGTGGTGGCGTTGCTGCCGAACAGTGGCGGGGTGGCGGATGTGTTGGTGGATGTGGGGGCGATCACGCGCGCGGATGGGGTGGTGAGTTTTCTTTTGCCGGGTTTGACGAATGTCCTGCAAACGGTGACGAATGGGGTGCGGACCTCGAATGCGGATGGATTCATGGGCCATTGGGCAACCGTGAACCGGCGTGATTGGGCGTCGGTGAGTGGGGGAAATGTGGTGGCGTTTGACGGGTATACAGAGATTACGCGGTTGGGGCCGGGGAATGTGATCGTGAACAATGCGGCGTCGCATATCAAAATCGTTGCGGGCGGGACAACGGGCAACGTTTCCATGGCGGCTGCCGGGGTGACGAATGTGGCATCGCTGGTGAGTTCGAGCACGGGAATGACGGTCATCGGTCTCGGGGGCACCAACACCTTGCGTCTCGCGGCGGACGGGGGGATTTTGATCGCAGAAAATGCGGGGGTATTGCATCTGGGGGCCGCAGGTGGCGACGGGTTTCTCACGGCGGGAACGGGAGCGAATTCGGGTGGTCAGATCAGTGTGACCAACTATTTCAACACGACCGAATCGCGGATCAATGCGCGGATCACGGATGATGGAACGGGGGCGGTGTCCGTGGTGCACAACGGCACGGGGCGGACGGTTTTTGGGAGCTCCAACGGTTACACAGGAGGAACGTTTTTTGATGGAGGAACGTTTCGAATAGGGATTGAGACCGCTCTGGGGGCTGCGCCTGCGGCGGTGGATGATGACAACTTGGTCTTCAACGGCGGCGCACTGAATGTGACGTCGATTACCGTCAATTCCAATCGCGGGATGGAGTTGCGCGAGCAGGGGGGAACGTTGAACGCGGATACCCAGTTGATCTATGGTGGGGTGATCAAGGGGCAGGGCTCATTGACCAAGACGGGGAATGGTTTTCTGAGGCTGGAAGGAAATAATACCTACACGGGAGAGACTTTGGTGAGTCAGGGCAATTTGCAGGTGGGAGTGGCGGGATTGGGCAGGACGGGATTGGGGGCAGTTTTTCTGAATGGCACGACGGCGACGACGATCCTTTCCGGCACGGGCATCGTGCAGGGGATGGGGCAGATTCTGGTGGGCACGGTGAAGCCCGGTGACAATTTGGGAGCGATGGCGGGAACGCTGAGGTTTTCCAGCGGTCTTGCGTTTGCGCCGACCACGGCGAATGCGGCGGTGGCGGAGTTCAATTTGTTTTCGGCATCGAGCGCCGACATGTTTGATGTGACCGGGGATTTGTCGATGAACAGCCTTACGAAGTTCCAGGTGAATTTTGACGCGGGATATTCGTTGATGATTGGGGACAGTTGGACGTTGGCAACGTGGACGGGGGAACTGATGGCGGAGGGCTTCGACTTCGGTGAGACACGCGATGGAAGCGGCGACAATGCGACGAATTTTGATCTGCCTGACCTGACGACGCTGACGGGATATGCGGGGCAGATGTGGGCAGTTTCCACGGCTGACAAGGCATTGACGATCACCGTGACGCCAGAACCGGGTCGCGCGATGTTGTTGTTGCTGGCAGGAGCAGTGTGGCTGACTCGGCGTCGGCGCGGGAAGAATTCCTTCGTTTCGGTCTAA
- a CDS encoding DUF7133 domain-containing protein, giving the protein MSRLLSLLPLLLTLFSPFLQAQPPTPAANDEVRKVMETFKGRGVMRGETPPTPPDAAPDSFQLRDGLALDLMAAEPMVEQPLYLSWDSRGRLWVTLYRQYQFPAGLKITSYDQHLRAVFDTIPQPPPHGVKGADQVIVLEDTNHDGQFDSRKVVIDGLNIATAAIKGAGGIWVLNPPYLLFYPDANHDDIPDSDPEVALSGFGLEDTHAVANSLQFGPDGWLYGVNGSTTTCNISSRVTKNIRFEGQHVWRFHPKTHRFEVYAEGGGNTFNLEIDSNGRFFSGTNGNARGIHYDQGMSGIKNFGKHGPAGNPYAFGYFDHLETKSDGKRFSQAFCIYEGGDPTLTKLLGNRIIAPNSLHNFVYVSRLIPTGSTFRVEDDAPLLKSTDSWFRPVDIKVGPDGGIWMADWYDTRLSHVSPVDDWHKTSGRIYRVRANTEPSPSKPFNLHTSPAADLVKLLNHPNKWFRRQAGFELAWRNATEVLPDLEKHLRSPNHPHAIDSLFALHMLGGLRDELALDLLVHPNPSRRRWVIRCIGDTNQTSPRIATAIRELALREDHPEVRTQLLCSLKRLPASNALPALRVMLTRDQDLTDPRIPLLLWWALEDKAETDREPLLALFDESAVWHSQLAQSYAIKNLARRWALAGGTDNFNACAGLLRRAPRDTDRTLVIEGIASAFQGSKMPVLPPALAEPLQAHLKKLVEDDLLLAVKTGDKTAIKKSLAVITDQKAPTEKRIALLEALAAANHPDLPKILQSLLKSPGNLPLKHAALNAAGRYDDLELARTVLTGYEARFAGDPALRDAAHRMLASRKESSTLFLDQLDARTIKPTEVAVDVVNQMRVYNDESLTIRLDKHWPPVTTLLAADQATEMTRIKTILTAQPGNPKQGHLIYQQRCHACHKLFNEGGLAGPDLTGYERSNLDFWLTAILAPNAEIREGFGTYIAKQKNGQMLMGMLEKQDATGILLRDMAGQKHLISNNDIETLDASPVSLMPAGLIQGLSDEDLRHLFAYLMKP; this is encoded by the coding sequence ATGTCCCGACTCCTTTCCCTGCTCCCGCTCCTGCTGACGCTCTTCAGCCCATTCCTCCAGGCCCAACCACCAACGCCTGCCGCCAATGACGAGGTCCGCAAGGTCATGGAAACCTTCAAAGGCCGTGGCGTCATGCGTGGCGAAACTCCACCCACTCCCCCAGACGCCGCACCAGACTCCTTCCAACTCCGCGATGGACTCGCCCTCGACCTCATGGCTGCCGAACCCATGGTCGAACAACCCCTTTACTTGAGTTGGGACTCGCGCGGTCGACTCTGGGTCACCCTCTACCGCCAATACCAGTTCCCCGCCGGACTCAAAATCACCAGCTACGACCAGCACCTGCGCGCCGTCTTCGACACCATCCCCCAACCCCCTCCTCACGGCGTCAAGGGAGCCGATCAGGTCATCGTTCTCGAAGACACCAACCACGACGGCCAGTTCGACAGCCGCAAGGTTGTCATCGACGGACTCAACATCGCCACCGCCGCCATCAAGGGAGCCGGTGGCATCTGGGTCCTCAACCCGCCCTACCTGCTCTTTTATCCCGACGCCAACCACGACGACATCCCCGACAGCGACCCCGAAGTCGCTCTCAGCGGCTTCGGCCTCGAAGACACCCATGCCGTCGCCAACAGCCTGCAATTCGGCCCCGACGGCTGGCTCTACGGCGTCAACGGCAGCACCACCACCTGCAACATCAGCAGCCGTGTCACCAAAAATATCCGCTTTGAAGGTCAGCATGTCTGGCGCTTTCACCCCAAGACCCATCGCTTCGAAGTCTATGCCGAAGGCGGCGGCAACACCTTCAATCTCGAAATCGATTCCAACGGCCGCTTCTTCTCCGGCACCAACGGCAACGCCCGCGGCATCCACTACGACCAAGGCATGAGCGGCATCAAAAACTTCGGCAAACACGGCCCCGCCGGCAACCCCTACGCCTTCGGCTACTTCGACCACCTCGAAACCAAAAGCGACGGCAAACGTTTCTCCCAAGCCTTCTGCATCTACGAAGGCGGCGACCCCACCCTCACCAAACTCCTCGGCAACCGCATCATCGCCCCCAACTCCCTCCACAATTTTGTCTACGTCAGCCGACTCATCCCCACCGGCTCCACCTTCCGCGTCGAAGACGATGCCCCCTTGCTCAAAAGCACCGACTCCTGGTTCCGTCCCGTCGATATCAAAGTTGGACCCGACGGCGGCATCTGGATGGCCGACTGGTATGACACCCGCCTCAGCCACGTCAGCCCTGTCGACGACTGGCACAAAACCAGTGGTCGCATCTACCGCGTCCGCGCCAACACCGAACCCTCTCCTAGCAAACCCTTCAATCTCCACACCAGCCCCGCCGCCGACCTCGTCAAACTCCTCAACCATCCCAACAAATGGTTCCGTCGTCAGGCCGGCTTCGAACTCGCCTGGCGCAACGCCACCGAGGTCCTCCCTGACCTCGAAAAACACCTTCGCTCACCCAATCATCCCCACGCCATCGACTCCCTCTTCGCCCTGCACATGCTCGGCGGCCTCCGCGACGAACTCGCCCTCGACCTCCTCGTCCACCCCAACCCCTCCCGCCGCCGCTGGGTCATCCGCTGCATCGGCGACACCAATCAAACCAGCCCCCGCATCGCCACCGCCATCCGCGAACTCGCCCTGCGCGAAGACCATCCCGAAGTCCGCACCCAACTGCTCTGCAGCCTCAAACGTCTGCCCGCCAGCAACGCCCTCCCCGCCCTGCGCGTGATGCTCACCCGCGATCAGGACCTCACCGATCCCCGCATCCCTCTCCTCCTCTGGTGGGCTCTCGAAGACAAAGCCGAAACCGATCGCGAACCCCTCCTAGCCCTTTTTGACGAATCCGCCGTCTGGCACAGCCAGCTTGCCCAATCATACGCCATCAAAAACCTCGCCCGCCGCTGGGCTCTCGCCGGAGGCACCGACAACTTCAACGCCTGCGCCGGCCTGCTCCGACGCGCCCCACGTGACACCGACCGCACCCTCGTCATCGAAGGCATCGCCTCCGCCTTTCAAGGTTCCAAAATGCCAGTGCTTCCTCCCGCCCTCGCCGAACCCCTCCAGGCACACCTCAAAAAACTCGTCGAAGATGACCTCCTGCTCGCTGTCAAAACCGGCGACAAAACCGCCATCAAAAAATCTCTCGCCGTCATCACCGATCAAAAAGCCCCCACCGAAAAACGCATCGCCCTTCTCGAAGCCCTCGCCGCCGCCAATCATCCCGACCTCCCAAAAATCCTCCAATCCCTCCTCAAATCTCCCGGCAACCTCCCCCTCAAACACGCCGCCCTCAACGCCGCCGGCCGTTACGACGACCTCGAGCTCGCCAGAACCGTCCTCACCGGATACGAAGCCCGCTTCGCCGGTGACCCTGCCCTGCGCGACGCAGCCCACCGCATGCTCGCCAGCCGCAAAGAATCATCCACCCTGTTCCTCGACCAACTCGATGCCCGCACCATCAAACCCACCGAAGTCGCCGTCGACGTCGTCAACCAGATGCGCGTCTACAACGACGAATCCTTAACCATCCGACTCGACAAACACTGGCCCCCCGTCACCACCCTGCTCGCCGCCGACCAGGCCACCGAAATGACCCGCATCAAAACCATACTTACCGCCCAACCCGGCAACCCCAAACAAGGTCACCTCATCTACCAGCAGCGCTGCCACGCCTGCCATAAACTCTTCAACGAAGGCGGCCTCGCCGGACCCGACCTCACCGGCTATGAACGCAGCAATCTCGACTTCTGGCTCACCGCCATCCTCGCCCCCAACGCCGAAATTCGCGAAGGATTCGGCACCTACATCGCCAAGCAAAAGAACGGTCAGATGCTCATGGGCATGCTCGAAAAGCAAGACGCCACCGGCATTCTCCTGCGCGACATGGCCGGACAAAAACACCTTATCTCCAACAACGACATCGAAACCCTCGACGCCTCCCCCGTCTCCCTCATGCCCGCCGGCCTGATCCAAGGCCTGAGCGACGAAGACCTCCGCCATCTCTTCGCTTACCTCATGAAACCTTAG